The following are encoded in a window of Brevibacillus ruminantium genomic DNA:
- the sigF gene encoding RNA polymerase sporulation sigma factor SigF — MGADIKNASQPFLTNEQVKELIAMSQSGDTQARELLVNSNIRLVWSVVQRFINRGYEADDLFQIGCIGLLKAVDKFDLNYDVKFSTYAVPMIIGEIQRFLRDDGTVKVSRSLKETANRVRRTKDELYKQFGRAPTISEVAEAVGITPEEVVFAQEASRAPSSIHETVFENDGDPITLIDQIADESVGKWFEKIALKDAISRLSEREQLIVYLRYYKDQTQSEVAERLGISQVQVSRLEKRILQTIKDQIEH, encoded by the coding sequence ATGGGTGCCGATATTAAAAACGCCAGTCAGCCGTTTCTTACCAATGAGCAAGTGAAAGAACTGATCGCAATGAGCCAGAGTGGAGATACACAAGCCCGAGAGTTGCTCGTCAATAGCAACATTCGGTTGGTCTGGTCAGTGGTTCAGCGTTTTATTAACCGCGGTTACGAGGCCGACGATCTGTTTCAGATCGGTTGCATCGGACTATTGAAAGCTGTGGACAAGTTTGACCTGAATTATGATGTGAAGTTCTCCACGTACGCCGTCCCGATGATCATCGGTGAGATCCAGCGCTTCCTGCGGGACGATGGCACTGTCAAGGTAAGCCGTTCGCTGAAGGAAACAGCGAATCGGGTAAGAAGAACGAAGGATGAGCTGTACAAACAGTTTGGACGGGCTCCGACGATTTCAGAAGTGGCAGAAGCGGTCGGAATCACTCCGGAGGAAGTCGTCTTTGCCCAGGAGGCCAGCAGAGCCCCTTCGTCGATTCATGAGACTGTCTTTGAAAATGACGGCGATCCGATCACACTCATCGACCAGATTGCAGACGAGAGTGTGGGGAAGTGGTTTGAAAAAATTGCCTTGAAGGATGCGATCAGCCGCTTGAGCGAAAGAGAACAGCTCATCGTCTATTTGCGCTATTACAAGGATCAGACACAATCAGAAGTGGCAGAGCGACTTGGCATTTCCCAGGTACAGGTATCGCGACTCGAAAAGAGAATCCTGCAAACGATCAAAGACCAGATTGAGCATTAG
- the spoIIAB gene encoding anti-sigma F factor, protein MAQRNFMSVSFAALSQNEAFARVAVASFISQLDVSVDELEEIKTVVSEAVTNSIIHGYDENPEGIVHITVKIEENIVELVVEDEGKGIEDVDQAMQPLFTSKPELERSGMGFTIMENFMDSLEVATGVGKGTKVRLTKRLSFAKALQN, encoded by the coding sequence ATGGCACAGCGCAATTTTATGAGTGTTTCGTTTGCTGCGCTTAGTCAAAATGAGGCGTTTGCCCGGGTGGCTGTCGCTTCCTTCATCTCTCAACTGGATGTCTCGGTTGATGAGCTGGAAGAGATTAAAACGGTTGTTTCCGAAGCCGTAACGAATTCGATTATTCACGGTTACGATGAAAATCCGGAAGGGATCGTACACATCACGGTCAAGATTGAAGAAAACATCGTGGAACTGGTAGTGGAGGACGAGGGAAAAGGAATCGAGGATGTCGATCAGGCGATGCAGCCGCTGTTCACCAGCAAGCCGGAGCTGGAACGCTCAGGGATGGGCTTTACGATCATGGAAAACTTCATGGACTCACTTGAAGTGGCAACGGGTGTCGGAAAAGGGACGAAAGTCCGACTGACAAAACGCCTTTCTTTTGCCAAAGCATTACAAAATTAG
- the spoIIAA gene encoding anti-sigma F factor antagonist, producing MSLRISMETKQDVLVVRLQGELDHHTAEELRGKVDDLLRQSSIRHIVLSLADLAFMDSSGIGVILGRYKQISARSGEMVVCSINPTIYRIFEMSGLFKVIKFRENEAEALHILGVA from the coding sequence ATGAGTTTACGCATCAGTATGGAAACCAAACAGGATGTTTTGGTTGTCCGCCTGCAGGGTGAGCTTGACCATCACACTGCAGAGGAATTGAGGGGAAAAGTAGATGATTTGCTGCGCCAATCATCCATCCGTCATATTGTGCTCAGCCTGGCCGATCTGGCTTTTATGGACAGCTCCGGAATCGGAGTGATCCTCGGGCGCTACAAGCAGATTTCAGCACGCTCCGGAGAAATGGTCGTCTGTTCCATTAACCCGACGATCTACCGGATCTTCGAGATGTCTGGCTTGTTTAAAGTGATCAAGTTTCGTGAAAACGAAGCAGAAGCACTTCACATTTTGGGGGTGGCGTAG
- a CDS encoding D-alanyl-D-alanine carboxypeptidase family protein, with amino-acid sequence MKRSLYLSLCFILCVAFFSPLSVAAKEKTPAKEGQMNFAPRATSAILMEADTGTVLFEKNANEKLPPASITKVMTMLLIMEALDRGEINLTDKVRTSERAASMGGSQIFLQPGEEMTVEEMIKGIAIASGNDASVAMAEHLAGTEEAFVAKMNERAKELGMKHTHFVNSNGLPAPGHVASAMDIAIMSRELLKHEQITKYTGIYQDYLRKESSNPFWLVNTNRLVRFYEGVDGLKTGYTSEAKYCLTATAKRNNMRVIAVVMGEPDTKTRNAEVSTLFNYAFAHYQVAPLYKKGEIVQELTVDKGKLPSVKAVTPHSVSLLMKRGESAEQFEREVVLQSRVDAPLNKEQVVGHIFIRTKDGKEVNRVNLYPEQTIDRAGMWEILKRTTRNVFIQY; translated from the coding sequence ATGAAAAGAAGTCTGTATCTGAGCTTATGCTTCATCTTATGCGTTGCGTTCTTTTCTCCGTTATCGGTAGCGGCAAAGGAGAAAACGCCTGCCAAAGAAGGGCAGATGAACTTTGCACCGCGAGCAACCTCCGCGATACTGATGGAAGCGGATACGGGGACTGTCTTATTTGAAAAAAATGCGAACGAGAAGCTGCCTCCTGCCAGTATTACCAAAGTGATGACGATGTTGCTCATCATGGAAGCCCTGGACCGCGGAGAAATCAATTTAACAGATAAAGTCCGCACGAGCGAACGGGCTGCATCCATGGGCGGCTCCCAGATTTTTCTCCAGCCCGGTGAAGAAATGACGGTAGAGGAGATGATCAAAGGAATCGCGATCGCCTCGGGTAATGATGCGTCCGTCGCCATGGCAGAACATCTTGCAGGGACAGAAGAAGCGTTTGTGGCCAAGATGAACGAACGGGCCAAGGAGCTTGGGATGAAACATACTCATTTTGTCAACTCAAACGGCTTGCCTGCTCCGGGACATGTCGCTTCCGCCATGGATATTGCCATTATGTCCCGCGAACTTTTAAAGCATGAACAAATCACCAAATATACGGGTATCTACCAGGATTATTTGCGGAAAGAAAGCTCCAATCCCTTCTGGCTGGTCAACACCAATCGCCTTGTCCGCTTTTACGAAGGGGTAGACGGATTAAAGACAGGGTATACAAGTGAGGCCAAGTATTGTTTGACCGCAACCGCCAAACGAAACAACATGAGGGTGATTGCCGTTGTGATGGGTGAGCCCGATACGAAAACGAGAAATGCGGAAGTATCGACGCTCTTTAACTACGCATTTGCCCATTACCAGGTGGCTCCGCTCTACAAGAAAGGGGAGATCGTCCAAGAACTGACGGTAGACAAGGGAAAACTGCCTTCTGTCAAAGCGGTGACCCCTCACTCTGTCAGCCTGCTGATGAAGCGCGGAGAGTCAGCGGAACAATTTGAACGGGAAGTGGTTTTGCAGTCGAGGGTGGATGCCCCACTTAATAAAGAGCAGGTCGTCGGACATATCTTTATTCGGACAAAGGATGGCAAGGAAGTAAACCGGGTCAATCTTTACCCCGAGCAAACGATTGACAGGGCAGGCATGTGGGAGATTCTCAAGCGGACAACGAGAAACGTATTTATCCAGTATTGA
- a CDS encoding methyl-accepting chemotaxis protein encodes MKKIRLPQLRQKEKTLSNKLSGTVDFVPRSLQGSMAKKMITFGIILVIVIIGALQYIALSFSKNTLITITSNQARMLAEQYADSMEDWIDNLKKSSLETASKRVMTTDLEPLIMEQFRLLRQAHKEVSKIYLVDSTTGKSVFSLTGKNEIDFKQKQYMQQALATAGPVFSDEEVELGTEKSFLYLASPIGEKNQDTSRLLVVGFQLDPIIKKAEEIPFMQNGYAFVVRKDGLVTAHKDPANNNKLSLAGNPDYADLLEMVQSQESNSLQYKADGVNSFAALAPISALGWSLVLTTASSEVYGALNGMGISFALISLPILVLAALSIWWFAKKIRRSLLAIAQDMEKIGSGRFDVQVQVRGNDELALVGQKMNDMAGELRKLVSLVQSQANRLNSAAEELNVSAQQNTGSIHAITENISMISERVSQQTKEVLSAATTVSEISQGVEQVAIAAESTTRATSRTFERAQDGMKLVENVISTVRQASGEVGRTAEQMHGLRDRARQITSIVEMISSIASQTNLLALNAAIEAARAGDAGRGFSVVASEVRKLAEESSTFSERIAAIAHSINDEAMDMSKHMDEIVTMVTSGLQSVETVGTAFHHIVSDIQSAAEQSEAMSAASEEMAAGNQVVTSSMQRLSLVSDEINQSLGGVVSTVDEQLHSIARISENVEELKLLADELAENVRKFVI; translated from the coding sequence ATGAAGAAAATCCGATTGCCTCAACTTCGCCAAAAAGAGAAAACGCTTTCGAATAAGCTGTCTGGCACCGTAGATTTCGTTCCGAGAAGTCTTCAAGGCTCGATGGCTAAAAAAATGATTACCTTTGGTATTATTCTCGTTATTGTCATTATTGGCGCTTTGCAATACATAGCTCTTTCCTTTTCAAAGAACACATTGATTACGATCACCTCCAACCAGGCCAGAATGTTGGCTGAACAATATGCTGACAGTATGGAGGACTGGATTGATAACCTGAAGAAATCATCATTGGAGACAGCTTCCAAACGAGTCATGACGACTGATCTCGAACCGTTGATCATGGAACAGTTCCGGCTCTTGCGTCAAGCTCACAAAGAGGTATCCAAGATCTATCTCGTCGATTCGACAACTGGCAAGTCTGTTTTTTCTTTGACCGGAAAAAATGAAATCGATTTTAAGCAAAAGCAGTACATGCAACAAGCACTAGCAACAGCGGGACCGGTTTTCTCCGATGAAGAAGTGGAGCTTGGAACAGAGAAGAGCTTTCTCTATCTGGCTTCGCCGATCGGAGAAAAGAATCAGGACACCTCTCGTCTGCTTGTAGTAGGATTCCAGCTTGATCCCATTATTAAAAAGGCGGAAGAAATTCCGTTCATGCAAAATGGGTATGCGTTCGTGGTCAGGAAGGATGGCTTGGTTACTGCCCATAAAGATCCGGCCAACAACAATAAGCTCTCCCTGGCGGGGAATCCGGACTACGCAGATTTGCTGGAAATGGTACAAAGCCAAGAGAGCAACAGTCTCCAGTACAAAGCAGATGGCGTAAATTCGTTTGCAGCCTTGGCCCCGATTTCCGCTTTGGGATGGAGCCTCGTGCTGACGACAGCCTCGTCTGAAGTTTACGGGGCCTTAAATGGCATGGGCATCTCTTTTGCGCTCATCAGTCTACCGATACTTGTTCTGGCAGCTCTTTCGATATGGTGGTTTGCTAAAAAGATTCGCCGCTCCCTTCTGGCTATTGCGCAGGATATGGAAAAAATCGGTTCCGGGCGCTTTGATGTACAAGTGCAAGTGAGAGGAAATGACGAGCTTGCCTTGGTGGGCCAGAAGATGAACGACATGGCTGGCGAACTGAGAAAGCTTGTGTCTCTGGTACAAAGCCAGGCCAACCGATTGAATTCGGCGGCAGAGGAATTGAATGTATCGGCCCAACAAAACACCGGATCGATCCATGCCATTACGGAAAATATCTCAATGATTTCTGAGCGAGTGTCCCAACAAACGAAAGAGGTTCTTTCTGCGGCTACGACCGTTTCAGAAATCTCCCAGGGTGTCGAGCAGGTTGCCATTGCTGCCGAATCGACCACACGTGCGACTTCTCGTACCTTTGAACGCGCGCAAGATGGTATGAAACTGGTTGAGAACGTCATTTCAACCGTACGCCAGGCAAGCGGGGAAGTGGGGCGTACAGCCGAACAGATGCATGGTTTGCGAGACCGTGCCAGACAGATTACCAGCATTGTGGAGATGATCAGCAGCATTGCGTCGCAAACCAATCTGCTTGCGTTGAATGCCGCGATTGAAGCAGCGCGAGCGGGGGATGCAGGCAGAGGCTTTTCCGTCGTCGCCAGCGAAGTCAGAAAGCTGGCCGAAGAAAGCAGCACCTTCTCTGAGCGCATCGCCGCTATAGCTCATTCAATCAATGATGAAGCGATGGACATGAGCAAACACATGGATGAGATCGTGACGATGGTCACCTCTGGTCTTCAGTCTGTGGAAACGGTAGGCACGGCTTTTCATCATATTGTCTCCGATATTCAGTCCGCCGCCGAGCAGAGCGAAGCGATGTCGGCTGCTTCGGAAGAAATGGCCGCCGGCAATCAAGTGGTCACCAGTTCCATGCAGCGTCTCTCTCTCGTCTCTGATGAGATTAACCAGTCCCTGGGCGGCGTCGTTTCGACGGTAGATGAACAGTTGCATTCTATCGCACGGATCAGTGAAAATGTAGAAGAATTGAAGCTGTTGGCCGATGAATTAGCTGAGAATGTCAGGAAATTTGTGATTTAA
- a CDS encoding ABC transporter ATP-binding protein, producing MDNRETLLEVRNLKKFFKVGDNTLKAVNDISFEIKRGETLGVVGESGCGKSTAGRTLLRLYDATGGDVLFEGKSIMNLNTQEMKAMRRNMQMIFQDPYASLNPRMTVGDIIGEALDIHNLATGQKRKERIQELLSLVSLNPEHMNRFPHEFSGGQRQRIGIARALAVEPKFIVCDEPISALDVSVQAQVVNLLEQLQEKMGLTYMFIAHDLSMVKYISDRVAVMYLGKMVELADSDKLYEKPLHPYTQALLSAIPIPDPEVERKRERIVLQGDVPSPMNPPSGCHFRTRCPKAMPECAAAEPVWKEIEPGHFAACHLYN from the coding sequence GTGGATAATCGTGAAACATTGTTAGAAGTCCGTAATCTAAAAAAATTCTTCAAAGTTGGCGATAATACGTTAAAAGCGGTTAATGATATCTCCTTCGAGATCAAGCGCGGGGAAACCCTTGGGGTCGTAGGTGAATCAGGGTGCGGAAAGTCTACGGCCGGCCGTACGCTGCTCCGTCTCTATGATGCGACAGGAGGAGACGTCCTGTTTGAAGGCAAAAGCATTATGAACCTGAACACACAGGAAATGAAGGCGATGCGCCGAAATATGCAGATGATTTTCCAAGACCCGTACGCATCGCTCAATCCACGGATGACGGTCGGGGATATTATCGGAGAAGCTCTTGATATCCATAATCTGGCGACTGGCCAAAAGCGCAAGGAGCGCATTCAGGAGCTTCTGTCCCTGGTCAGCCTGAACCCAGAGCATATGAACCGTTTCCCTCACGAATTCTCTGGCGGCCAACGTCAGCGGATCGGGATTGCCCGTGCGCTGGCTGTAGAGCCTAAATTCATCGTTTGCGACGAGCCGATCTCTGCACTTGACGTATCGGTACAAGCGCAAGTGGTAAACCTGCTGGAGCAGTTGCAGGAGAAAATGGGTCTGACCTATATGTTCATTGCCCACGATTTGTCGATGGTGAAATACATCTCTGACCGTGTGGCTGTCATGTATCTTGGAAAAATGGTTGAGCTCGCAGACAGCGATAAACTCTACGAAAAACCGCTTCATCCGTATACACAAGCGCTTCTGTCTGCGATTCCGATTCCGGACCCAGAAGTAGAGCGCAAGCGTGAGCGTATTGTTTTGCAAGGGGATGTTCCAAGCCCGATGAATCCACCAAGTGGATGCCACTTCCGCACGCGTTGCCCGAAAGCTATGCCGGAGTGTGCGGCCGCTGAGCCTGTTTGGAAAGAAATAGAGCCTGGCCACTTCGCTGCTTGCCATTTGTACAACTAA
- a CDS encoding ABC transporter ATP-binding protein, protein MNERILDVKDLHVSFHTYAGEVKAVRGVNFHVNRGEAVAIVGESGCGKSVTAQTLMKLIPMPPGEIKKGEILFNGENLVHKSSKEMEAIRGKDIGMIFQDPMTSLNPTLTIGNQIMEGLIKHQKLSRGDARKRAIDLLTLVGIPQPEKRVDQYPHEFSGGMRQRAMIAIALACSPQLLIADEPTTALDVTIQAQILDLMKDLQKKTGTSIILITHDLGVVAEMCDRVIVMYAGKVIETGTVDDIFYNPQHPYTKGLLRSVPRLDLNRDEPLTPIFGTPPDLLRPPVGCGFTARCESAMRVCQEFDPELNDVSQSQRAACWLQHPLAQNRAGS, encoded by the coding sequence ATGAATGAACGCATTCTTGATGTAAAAGACCTGCACGTCTCCTTCCACACCTATGCGGGAGAAGTCAAAGCGGTACGCGGTGTAAATTTTCACGTCAATCGCGGTGAAGCAGTTGCCATCGTAGGGGAGTCTGGCTGCGGGAAATCTGTAACCGCTCAAACATTGATGAAACTGATTCCGATGCCGCCAGGTGAAATTAAAAAAGGTGAGATTCTCTTCAATGGAGAAAATCTTGTTCATAAATCCAGCAAGGAAATGGAAGCCATTCGTGGAAAAGATATTGGAATGATCTTCCAAGACCCGATGACTTCTCTCAACCCTACCCTCACGATCGGAAACCAGATCATGGAGGGATTGATCAAACACCAAAAATTGTCTCGCGGCGATGCGCGCAAACGGGCAATTGATTTGCTCACGCTGGTAGGGATTCCCCAACCGGAGAAACGTGTGGATCAATATCCGCACGAATTCTCTGGAGGGATGCGTCAACGCGCGATGATCGCGATCGCCTTGGCATGCTCTCCGCAGCTTTTGATCGCTGACGAGCCAACGACTGCATTGGACGTGACGATTCAGGCGCAAATTCTGGATCTAATGAAGGACCTTCAGAAAAAGACAGGTACTTCGATTATTCTGATTACGCACGATCTGGGTGTTGTTGCCGAGATGTGCGATCGCGTCATCGTTATGTACGCCGGAAAAGTAATCGAAACAGGTACCGTTGACGATATCTTTTACAATCCGCAGCATCCGTACACAAAAGGCTTGCTGCGCTCTGTACCGCGTCTTGACTTGAACCGTGATGAACCGCTGACTCCGATCTTTGGTACGCCGCCGGATTTGCTTCGTCCACCAGTTGGCTGCGGGTTCACTGCACGTTGTGAATCGGCGATGCGTGTGTGCCAAGAGTTCGATCCCGAGTTGAATGATGTTAGCCAGTCTCAACGTGCAGCTTGCTGGCTCCAACATCCCCTGGCTCAGAATCGTGCAGGATCGTAA
- a CDS encoding ABC transporter permease, with translation MQLTKEHFEPIAVDLRQAESIKRPSLSFWADVWRRLKMNKVAMFSLVFILVLVACAIFIPMLSSNDYFTTDLAGKNKKPSAEHWFGTDDLGRDVFVRVWYGARISLEVGFAAAFIDLIIGVIWGGLAGFYGGKIDEFMMRVADILYAIPYLLVVILLMVVLEPGVGTIIIALTITGWIGMARIVRGQILQLKSQEFVLAARSLGADSRRLIFKHLIPNTLGPIIVTLSLTVPSAIFAESFLSFIGLGVSAPVASWGTMSNEGLSAMKYYPWRLMFPALFISVTMLAFNLLGDGLRDAVDPRLRK, from the coding sequence ATGCAACTGACAAAAGAGCATTTTGAGCCGATTGCTGTAGACCTGAGACAGGCAGAGAGCATCAAGCGCCCAAGCCTTTCCTTTTGGGCGGATGTATGGCGCCGCCTGAAAATGAATAAGGTGGCCATGTTCTCCCTGGTGTTTATCCTGGTTTTAGTCGCTTGTGCGATTTTCATACCGATGCTTAGCTCCAATGATTATTTTACGACAGATCTTGCTGGAAAGAACAAGAAACCTTCTGCTGAACATTGGTTTGGTACGGATGACCTGGGACGCGATGTATTCGTCCGCGTTTGGTATGGTGCGCGTATTTCGTTGGAAGTTGGTTTTGCCGCAGCCTTTATCGACCTGATTATTGGTGTGATTTGGGGAGGCCTCGCCGGCTTCTACGGTGGTAAAATAGATGAGTTCATGATGCGCGTTGCCGATATTTTGTATGCGATTCCCTATTTGCTAGTCGTCATTTTGCTCATGGTTGTGCTAGAGCCTGGTGTCGGGACGATTATTATCGCCTTAACGATAACCGGATGGATCGGGATGGCGAGGATCGTACGCGGGCAGATTCTGCAACTAAAGTCACAGGAATTTGTACTGGCAGCTCGCTCTCTGGGTGCCGATAGCAGACGTCTGATTTTCAAACACCTGATTCCGAACACTCTGGGCCCGATTATCGTTACGCTGAGCTTGACAGTGCCGTCTGCAATCTTTGCGGAGTCCTTCCTTTCCTTTATCGGTTTGGGGGTATCTGCTCCGGTTGCATCGTGGGGGACGATGTCCAATGAAGGCTTGTCTGCGATGAAGTACTATCCATGGCGCTTGATGTTCCCGGCGTTGTTTATCTCCGTTACGATGTTGGCTTTTAACTTGCTCGGTGACGGTCTGCGTGACGCAGTAGACCCACGCTTGCGGAAATAG
- a CDS encoding ABC transporter permease, whose protein sequence is MIRYLGKRIVFMIISLFLIVTATFFIMKAVPGGPFTSEKNVPDEIRAALEAKYKLNLPLHEQYLDYLKGVITWDLGPSFAEKSSTVNDMINRGFPVSAHLGAQALLIAVFGGIILGVIAALKHNKWQDYTAMLVAVIGLSVPGFILASFLQYFFAIKWGLFPIAKWEGFQYTVLPSLALAAMPIAFIARLTRSNMLEVLGQDYIKTAKAKGLNTFTITVKHAIRNALLPVITYLGPLLANILTGAFVIERIFGIPGLGREFVLSIGNRDYTVIMGTTVFYSIILVVSILLVDIAYTLVDPRIKLSDTGKE, encoded by the coding sequence TTGATCCGTTATCTAGGTAAGCGTATCGTTTTTATGATTATCTCGCTTTTCTTGATCGTAACGGCCACCTTCTTCATTATGAAAGCGGTGCCCGGCGGTCCATTTACTTCTGAAAAAAATGTGCCCGATGAAATTCGAGCTGCTTTGGAAGCCAAATACAAATTGAATCTTCCGTTGCATGAGCAGTATCTCGATTATTTGAAAGGTGTCATTACGTGGGATCTGGGACCTTCGTTCGCAGAAAAATCCTCTACTGTTAATGACATGATCAATCGCGGGTTCCCTGTATCCGCCCATTTGGGAGCGCAAGCCCTGTTGATTGCGGTCTTCGGCGGCATCATTCTGGGGGTCATCGCGGCACTCAAGCATAATAAATGGCAAGACTACACAGCGATGTTAGTCGCAGTCATAGGACTATCCGTCCCCGGTTTTATTTTGGCATCATTTTTACAATATTTCTTTGCGATCAAGTGGGGATTATTTCCCATTGCGAAGTGGGAAGGATTTCAATACACCGTACTGCCTTCCTTGGCCTTGGCTGCGATGCCGATCGCATTTATCGCACGTCTGACGCGCTCCAACATGCTGGAGGTTTTGGGTCAAGACTACATCAAAACAGCTAAAGCCAAAGGTTTAAATACATTTACCATTACCGTAAAACATGCAATCCGTAACGCTCTGCTGCCTGTTATTACTTATTTGGGACCACTTCTGGCCAATATTCTGACCGGTGCTTTCGTAATCGAAAGAATCTTCGGTATCCCTGGTCTGGGACGCGAGTTCGTTCTCTCTATTGGTAACCGCGACTACACCGTAATTATGGGGACCACGGTTTTCTACTCGATTATTCTGGTTGTGAGCATCCTTCTTGTGGATATTGCCTACACGCTGGTTGACCCGCGGATCAAGTTAAGTGATACAGGAAAGGAGTAA
- a CDS encoding peptide ABC transporter substrate-binding protein, which yields MKKNVFALVSSVAVLGVALAGCGGGQQATTEPKPAENTGQTQQPAAAPTEKKPQVLKLNLHSEPPTADPGISEDTTSAAIIRATFDGLTRISADQKPEMSVAESYQLSDDLLTYTFKLRDTKWANGEPVTAKDFEYAWKRALDPNTASNYAYQLYYVKNGEAFNKGKVSRDDVGVKALDDKTLEVKLENPTPFFLELTAFPTYFPVNQKLIESDPKWATEAKTHMGNGPFKMETWEHKSKLVLVKNENYWDKDTVKLDRIEFAMVEDENTELSMFDNGEIDWAGSPTSSLPTDAIPALKDQNKITTQPIAGTYWYKFNVEKPPFNNVKIRKAFTYSIDRKSLIDNILQTGQIPATGAVPPSMALKADGYFKDNDIETAKKLLEEGMKELGITKLPAITLSYNTSEGHQKIAAAIQDQWKKNLGVEVKLENKEWKVYLEDMHQGNYQVGRMGWLGDFNDPINFLELYRDKDGGNNDTRWEHPKYKELLIQSNSESDPEKRKKILLDAETILMDEMPIAPIYFYTNSWVQKENVKGVVIGGLGDVDWKWASVE from the coding sequence TTGAAAAAAAACGTGTTTGCTCTTGTCAGTTCCGTAGCTGTTTTGGGTGTAGCTCTCGCTGGTTGCGGCGGTGGCCAACAGGCGACAACCGAACCAAAGCCTGCCGAAAACACAGGTCAAACCCAACAGCCGGCCGCAGCGCCAACTGAGAAGAAACCGCAAGTACTGAAGTTGAATCTCCATTCCGAGCCGCCTACGGCAGACCCGGGTATTTCGGAGGATACGACTTCCGCTGCTATTATCCGTGCTACTTTTGACGGTCTCACCCGTATCAGTGCGGATCAAAAACCGGAAATGTCCGTAGCAGAAAGCTACCAACTTTCCGATGATTTGCTTACTTACACGTTTAAACTTCGCGACACGAAATGGGCAAATGGCGAGCCGGTTACGGCCAAAGACTTTGAATACGCATGGAAACGGGCACTAGACCCGAATACCGCATCTAACTACGCTTATCAGCTTTACTACGTAAAAAATGGTGAAGCCTTCAACAAAGGCAAAGTCAGTCGTGACGACGTTGGCGTCAAGGCACTTGATGACAAAACCTTAGAAGTAAAACTGGAAAACCCAACTCCATTCTTCCTGGAGCTGACCGCATTCCCGACCTATTTCCCAGTGAATCAAAAGCTGATTGAATCTGATCCGAAGTGGGCGACGGAAGCAAAAACGCATATGGGTAACGGTCCGTTCAAGATGGAGACTTGGGAACATAAGAGCAAGCTCGTACTTGTAAAAAATGAAAATTACTGGGACAAAGATACAGTAAAGCTTGATCGAATCGAGTTTGCTATGGTGGAAGACGAGAATACTGAGTTGTCCATGTTTGATAATGGCGAGATTGACTGGGCTGGATCTCCGACGAGCTCTTTGCCGACGGATGCGATTCCAGCTTTGAAGGACCAGAACAAGATTACAACCCAGCCGATCGCGGGTACGTACTGGTACAAATTCAATGTAGAAAAACCGCCGTTTAACAACGTGAAGATTCGCAAGGCTTTCACGTATTCCATCGATCGTAAGTCCCTGATTGACAATATCCTGCAAACTGGCCAAATTCCTGCCACCGGGGCAGTTCCCCCGTCGATGGCACTCAAAGCGGACGGCTACTTCAAGGACAATGACATCGAAACAGCGAAAAAGCTGTTGGAAGAAGGTATGAAGGAGCTGGGCATCACCAAGCTTCCCGCCATTACTCTGTCCTACAATACGTCTGAGGGCCACCAAAAGATCGCAGCGGCGATTCAAGATCAGTGGAAGAAAAACCTCGGCGTAGAAGTGAAGCTGGAAAACAAAGAATGGAAAGTCTACCTCGAAGACATGCACCAAGGAAATTATCAGGTCGGCCGTATGGGTTGGCTGGGTGACTTTAACGACCCGATCAACTTCCTCGAATTGTACAGGGATAAGGATGGCGGCAACAACGATACACGTTGGGAGCATCCAAAGTACAAGGAACTGTTGATCCAATCCAATTCCGAATCTGATCCCGAAAAACGGAAAAAAATCCTGTTGGATGCTGAAACGATCCTCATGGACGAAATGCCAATCGCGCCAATCTACTTCTACACCAACTCTTGGGTGCAGAAAGAGAATGTCAAAGGCGTGGTAATCGGCGGTCTCGGCGATGTCGATTGGAAATGGGCTTCGGTAGAGTAA